Proteins from a genomic interval of Rhodothermus marinus:
- a CDS encoding T9SS type A sorting domain-containing protein, with protein MKRLLFGFLVFVATAQTLQAQTFYTFTGEGGSGNWNLASNWDPEGVPGPDDIAFIPDRPPDRIFDVWLTSSVTVGKLIVGRDNTFDLRNYTLTLQQGGSMAEGSRLLFGSGSVVAVLADSFVVRGEVLFGNGGRIAGSGYFVNRGRLYTPSGDVTIAGQLINYGSVELFPSTWYFASGGSYTNYGSTTLQGNNDIWWLVSNDNQPTSTIQNYGRWHVNLSNGRSWLVGYYRPHLLRFELLGDTLSVSGRSQVHVFSLALLQNQPVFRIDSLNAFYLRGTTIVADSVEAFVQGSGFFGQWGGTLTSADSTRGAVLNFQGNGFGLGNGARLAGRLLNRGRLYTPSGDVTIAGQLINYGSVELFPSTWYFASGGSYTNYGSTTLQGNNDIWWLVSNDNQPTSTIQNYGRWHVNLSNGRSWLVGYYNRQLLRFELLGDTLSVSGQSQVHVYSDLTWKGGHIQAFGSLNLQTLIIAGNVSLGGNLLRVQRIHIQENGTIVGLSSLTAAQEIRVFNGGVIESGLTLDAPLVVFETGSRLRGRFDATGQLPMLVATRALQLDRPIVEILLPDTLQLTVGQQYTLATSLTGSLSGQIGYLTSSSPRYTFTPTVTPTALLLTVVNRTAYEAITLISSDSLFAFAENQLLLASGVWSDSVRVLLQDPDVDTLITGQFTPLDAEVASISLDLSDVPFIGPARLVVDRVGFRKDTLNVFVRPTLSVAVWRESGIVGIPILPPPYSRTFYLDLINATNYTQGPTYYLLKFAIDAPAVRIQAGPLVHLNPDDPTESMILLKMRPWQIIRIPVVVGIDPQYIIWELPQAGKRPLNEDKDQIKLRLPFGKQVTLSKSALAEISRKKLKAITVDAIFNAANICGALGQVIFPPETPPSWNEIIDAAVDEVLEQLPPAEQSLFGQAKTTAWWYLEQIIGEIIDEAKERALGSVLPAINVVQTASDCADAFGQEFERHFKNQAKSVVDSYRAANQDGDISPNDELEILTTQGLKATNGFGALWAECAMRQKDVLNQPPCTPLPDGPPYRCDSKPNIRGPWDPNDKTTASANYACEVGTVEIDGKTEQRCVRYFVPLANAADSIVYTIQFENRPEATAPAERVVIRDTLSAFLDPASFQLLSASHDSLLTVSIDGNVLTFTYEGINLPPNVNPPEGEGFVTFSIRPRGVQEGTVIRNRASIVFDYNPPILTPEVVHEFTRSVEVGLLAGILSDTLTVGLSREWSFIVYNEGPDTANALRVYLLIPSSLSVRQLAPPEGWSCVQLTDRWACDGSNLGPGDSAHVRLDIEATVPDTGVVTAWVRMRAGEVRGLENNESSIRYLIRPSPVAVSSPDRLPENPTLEGPYPNPFTTRTTFRIGLPGQRRVRLIVYDVLGRELARIVDGELPAGWHELRWEASALASGIYFVRFEADRTHQVRSFLKVH; from the coding sequence ATGAAACGGCTGCTGTTCGGGTTTCTGGTATTCGTGGCTACAGCGCAGACGCTGCAGGCCCAGACCTTCTACACCTTCACCGGAGAAGGCGGCTCGGGTAACTGGAACCTCGCTTCCAACTGGGATCCCGAAGGAGTTCCAGGGCCTGATGATATTGCTTTCATTCCAGACCGTCCGCCAGATCGCATTTTTGATGTCTGGTTGACCTCAAGTGTCACGGTCGGCAAGCTGATCGTGGGGCGTGATAATACGTTTGACCTGCGCAACTACACCCTTACGCTTCAGCAAGGTGGATCAATGGCCGAAGGCTCCCGACTGCTTTTCGGGTCGGGGAGCGTGGTAGCAGTGCTGGCAGATTCGTTCGTCGTACGGGGCGAAGTGCTTTTTGGCAACGGGGGGCGTATTGCAGGAAGTGGATATTTTGTCAACCGCGGCCGACTCTACACTCCCTCCGGCGACGTCACCATCGCCGGCCAACTGATCAACTACGGCAGCGTCGAACTCTTCCCCAGCACCTGGTATTTCGCCAGCGGCGGCAGCTACACCAACTACGGCTCCACCACGCTCCAGGGCAACAACGATATCTGGTGGCTCGTCTCCAATGACAATCAACCCACTTCCACCATCCAGAACTACGGCCGCTGGCATGTCAACCTCTCCAACGGCCGCTCCTGGCTCGTCGGCTACTACCGCCCCCACCTGCTGCGCTTTGAACTGCTCGGCGACACGCTCTCCGTCAGCGGCCGAAGCCAAGTCCACGTCTTCAGCCTGGCCCTGCTGCAAAACCAGCCCGTCTTCCGCATCGACTCGCTCAACGCGTTCTACCTGCGCGGCACCACCATCGTCGCCGACTCGGTCGAAGCCTTCGTCCAGGGCAGCGGCTTCTTCGGCCAGTGGGGCGGCACGCTCACCTCGGCCGACTCCACCCGGGGCGCCGTCCTCAACTTCCAGGGCAACGGCTTCGGCCTCGGCAACGGCGCCCGCCTGGCCGGACGCCTCCTCAACCGCGGCCGACTCTACACTCCCTCCGGCGACGTCACCATCGCCGGCCAACTGATCAACTACGGCAGCGTCGAGCTCTTCCCCAGCACCTGGTATTTCGCCAGCGGCGGCAGCTACACCAACTACGGCTCCACCACGCTCCAGGGCAACAACGATATCTGGTGGCTCGTCTCCAATGACAATCAACCCACTTCCACCATCCAGAACTACGGCCGCTGGCATGTCAACCTCTCCAACGGCCGCTCCTGGCTCGTCGGCTACTACAATCGCCAACTGCTGCGCTTTGAACTGCTCGGCGACACGCTCTCCGTCAGCGGTCAAAGCCAAGTCCACGTCTACAGTGATCTGACATGGAAGGGTGGGCACATTCAGGCTTTTGGATCGCTAAACCTGCAGACATTGATCATCGCAGGCAACGTCAGCCTGGGTGGTAATTTACTGCGGGTACAGCGCATTCACATTCAGGAAAACGGAACGATCGTCGGTCTGTCTTCGCTTACAGCTGCTCAGGAAATCCGCGTGTTCAATGGTGGTGTGATCGAAAGCGGGCTGACGCTGGATGCTCCTCTGGTAGTTTTTGAAACCGGTAGCCGTTTGCGGGGACGTTTCGACGCGACCGGCCAGCTTCCGATGCTGGTCGCCACACGAGCCCTTCAACTCGACCGCCCCATAGTCGAAATACTGCTGCCGGACACGCTTCAACTTACGGTAGGTCAGCAGTATACCCTCGCCACCAGTCTGACCGGTAGTTTATCCGGACAGATAGGCTATCTGACCAGCTCGAGTCCTCGTTATACCTTCACGCCCACTGTTACACCGACCGCCCTTCTCCTGACGGTGGTCAATCGAACGGCTTATGAAGCGATCACCCTTATTTCTTCCGACAGCCTGTTCGCCTTTGCCGAAAATCAGCTGTTACTGGCCAGTGGTGTGTGGAGTGATTCAGTGCGCGTCTTGCTTCAGGATCCTGATGTCGATACGTTGATCACGGGCCAATTTACACCGCTGGATGCCGAAGTGGCCTCCATTTCCCTGGATCTGAGCGATGTGCCTTTCATCGGTCCGGCACGGCTCGTTGTGGACCGGGTTGGCTTCCGAAAGGACACGCTAAATGTCTTTGTACGGCCTACGCTGTCGGTAGCCGTCTGGCGTGAAAGCGGAATCGTCGGCATTCCGATCTTGCCGCCTCCCTACTCGCGCACCTTCTATCTGGATCTGATCAATGCGACCAACTACACACAGGGGCCAACCTACTATCTGTTAAAATTCGCCATCGACGCACCGGCCGTGCGCATCCAGGCCGGGCCGCTTGTGCATCTCAACCCGGATGATCCTACCGAATCCATGATTCTACTCAAAATGCGTCCCTGGCAGATCATAAGAATTCCGGTAGTAGTCGGGATTGATCCCCAGTATATTATCTGGGAGCTACCCCAAGCCGGGAAACGCCCGCTCAATGAGGATAAGGATCAAATCAAACTCCGGCTACCCTTTGGTAAACAGGTAACCCTCAGCAAGTCTGCGCTGGCGGAAATATCCAGGAAAAAACTGAAAGCAATAACCGTCGATGCAATTTTCAACGCGGCAAATATCTGCGGAGCCCTGGGGCAGGTTATCTTTCCGCCTGAGACACCACCTTCCTGGAATGAGATCATCGACGCAGCGGTTGACGAGGTACTGGAACAACTGCCACCTGCAGAGCAATCGCTATTTGGTCAGGCCAAAACAACCGCTTGGTGGTACCTTGAACAGATCATCGGTGAAATCATTGACGAGGCTAAAGAGCGTGCTTTAGGTAGTGTCTTGCCCGCCATCAATGTCGTCCAGACTGCTTCGGATTGTGCCGATGCCTTCGGTCAGGAATTTGAAAGACATTTTAAAAATCAGGCCAAGAGTGTTGTAGACAGCTATCGCGCTGCCAATCAAGATGGCGATATTAGTCCCAATGATGAGTTGGAAATACTTACAACACAGGGTCTGAAAGCAACCAATGGTTTCGGAGCCCTGTGGGCCGAATGTGCCATGCGTCAGAAGGATGTGCTCAATCAGCCTCCCTGTACGCCGTTGCCCGATGGCCCGCCGTACCGCTGCGATAGCAAGCCCAATATTCGAGGCCCATGGGATCCCAACGATAAGACGACGGCTTCTGCCAACTATGCCTGCGAGGTAGGCACGGTCGAAATCGACGGCAAAACAGAGCAACGCTGCGTACGTTACTTCGTACCGCTCGCCAATGCGGCCGACTCCATCGTCTACACCATCCAATTTGAGAACCGTCCCGAAGCTACCGCTCCTGCCGAGCGTGTGGTTATCCGGGATACGCTGAGTGCTTTTCTGGACCCTGCTTCTTTCCAGCTACTGAGTGCTTCCCATGACTCGCTGCTGACCGTCTCGATTGACGGAAACGTCCTGACCTTCACCTACGAAGGAATCAATCTGCCCCCTAACGTCAATCCTCCGGAAGGCGAGGGCTTTGTTACGTTTTCGATACGTCCTCGTGGGGTACAGGAAGGCACCGTCATTCGCAACCGGGCCAGCATTGTTTTCGATTACAATCCGCCCATTCTCACACCGGAAGTAGTGCATGAGTTTACGCGTTCGGTAGAGGTCGGACTGCTGGCCGGCATTCTCAGTGATACCCTCACCGTTGGTCTATCCCGCGAGTGGTCCTTCATCGTCTACAATGAAGGACCGGACACGGCCAACGCGCTGCGCGTCTACCTGTTGATCCCATCGTCCCTGTCGGTGCGCCAGCTTGCACCTCCGGAAGGGTGGTCCTGTGTGCAATTGACCGATCGATGGGCCTGTGACGGGTCGAATTTGGGCCCTGGCGATTCAGCCCACGTCCGGTTGGATATCGAAGCCACCGTACCCGATACCGGAGTTGTCACAGCCTGGGTTCGGATGCGAGCGGGCGAAGTGCGCGGTCTGGAAAACAACGAAAGCAGCATCCGCTACTTGATTCGTCCTTCCCCGGTGGCCGTTTCGTCTCCGGATAGACTACCGGAAAATCCAACCCTTGAGGGACCCTACCCCAATCCCTTTACAACACGGACAACCTTCCGCATTGGCCTGCCCGGACAACGTCGGGTCCGTCTGATCGTCTACGACGTGCTGGGACGCGAGTTAGCCCGCATCGTCGATGGCGAGTTGCCGGCCGGCTGGCATGAACTGCGGTGGGAAGCGTCGGCCCTGGCAAGTGGCATATACTTCGTCCGCTTCGAAGCAGACAGAACGCATCAGGTGCGCTCTTTCCTGAAGGTGCACTGA
- the malQ gene encoding 4-alpha-glucanotransferase, with amino-acid sequence MHGLPRSSGILLHPTSLPGPFGIGDLGPAAYRFVDFLVEAGQRLWQMLPLVPVGLGFSPYASPSTFAGNPLLISPERLVEQGLLQPDDIARPPAFPEDRVDYDWVIAYKQHLLEKAYATFEAHPERVDETDFWLFCEKQAYWLDDYALFMALKEAHGGALWTEWPIELVRRDPAALHRARQELARSFRKHQFWQYLFHKQWMDLRAYCHERGIRLMGDIPIYVAHDSADVWAHPHLFHLDERGHPTVVAGVPPDYFSETGQRWGNPLYRWDVSRETGHHWWTQRFAALLEKVDLIRLDHFRGFAAYWEIPASEPTAVNGRWVPGPGAEFFETIQQKLGPLPIVAENLGVITPDVTELMERFGFPGMAVLQFAFDDDATSTFLPHNYTRNLVAYTGTHDNDTIVGWWRGANKTTLPPEVVARAKAYARAYLDLDRKREREIHWTCIRALMASVAELVVFPMQDVLGLGSEARMNTPGTSGPHNWSWRLRADQLRPDVAERLRSLTEIYGRLLPAS; translated from the coding sequence ATGCACGGTCTTCCTCGTTCCAGCGGGATTCTGCTGCACCCGACCTCGCTGCCGGGGCCCTTCGGCATCGGCGATCTGGGTCCGGCGGCCTATCGGTTTGTCGACTTTCTGGTCGAGGCCGGCCAGCGGCTCTGGCAGATGCTGCCGCTCGTGCCCGTGGGACTCGGTTTTTCACCCTACGCCAGCCCTTCGACGTTTGCCGGCAATCCGCTACTGATCAGTCCGGAGCGGCTGGTCGAACAGGGCCTGCTACAGCCCGACGACATCGCCCGACCGCCCGCGTTTCCGGAAGACCGTGTGGACTACGACTGGGTGATCGCCTACAAGCAGCACCTGCTGGAGAAAGCTTACGCCACGTTCGAAGCGCATCCGGAACGTGTGGACGAAACCGACTTCTGGCTTTTCTGCGAAAAGCAGGCCTACTGGCTCGACGATTACGCGCTGTTCATGGCGCTCAAGGAGGCGCACGGCGGCGCGCTCTGGACCGAGTGGCCGATCGAGCTGGTCCGACGCGACCCCGCCGCGCTGCATCGCGCCCGCCAGGAGCTGGCCCGTTCGTTCCGCAAGCACCAGTTCTGGCAGTACCTCTTTCACAAACAGTGGATGGACCTGCGGGCTTACTGCCACGAGCGGGGCATCCGGCTCATGGGCGACATCCCGATCTACGTCGCGCACGACAGCGCCGACGTCTGGGCCCATCCGCACCTGTTCCATCTGGACGAGCGCGGCCATCCCACGGTAGTGGCCGGCGTGCCGCCCGATTACTTCAGCGAGACGGGTCAGCGCTGGGGCAATCCGCTCTACCGCTGGGACGTCTCGCGCGAGACCGGCCATCACTGGTGGACGCAACGCTTTGCCGCCCTGCTGGAAAAAGTGGACCTGATCCGGCTGGACCACTTCCGGGGCTTTGCCGCCTACTGGGAGATTCCGGCCAGCGAACCGACGGCTGTCAACGGCCGCTGGGTGCCCGGCCCCGGTGCCGAGTTTTTCGAGACGATCCAGCAGAAGCTGGGGCCGCTCCCCATCGTGGCCGAAAACCTGGGCGTCATCACGCCCGACGTGACCGAGCTCATGGAGCGCTTCGGCTTTCCGGGCATGGCTGTGCTCCAGTTCGCCTTCGACGACGACGCCACGTCCACCTTCCTGCCCCACAACTACACGCGCAACCTGGTGGCCTACACCGGCACGCACGACAACGACACGATCGTGGGCTGGTGGCGGGGCGCAAACAAAACCACGCTGCCGCCGGAGGTCGTCGCCCGCGCCAAAGCATACGCTCGCGCCTATCTGGACCTGGACCGCAAGCGCGAACGCGAAATCCACTGGACCTGCATTCGTGCGCTCATGGCCTCGGTGGCCGAGCTCGTGGTGTTTCCCATGCAGGACGTGCTCGGCCTGGGCAGTGAGGCCCGCATGAACACGCCCGGCACAAGCGGCCCGCACAACTGGTCCTGGCGCCTGCGCGCCGACCAGCTCCGCCCGGACGTGGCCGAGCGGCTGCGCTCACTTACGGAGATCTATGGCCGGCTGCTACCGGCCTCGTAA
- a CDS encoding T9SS type A sorting domain-containing protein produces MNRGWLLLAGLWPLLLQAQSLPLNRTLYRVQVKEGSYNCQLTEDGQPYNCKQYGSVPFTWMQLQWNSQKQAYELYVPRIVNNAYTTIPTGLYVDTECRFIRESWDAMHQSYCQGAAPFGGCSFYDPFLYAWPLYLFYCPYDPGQQTPWIVWLADPIYPINLGPQQLQRALVDFDPDRDGIANEPGYPYTSSSSTLSLYLVVYHHDKPDLKYAAIVTHTEYMRWLDVLLFQVHAEGSSLNPVSVEPLAEETPPLALYPHPAKEVLHIAFPLQTPATVSLTLYDLLGRPVYEAPPRPYPPGTHQLAIPRGVWPAGLYLLRLKLGSRQLTRTVLWE; encoded by the coding sequence ATGAACCGGGGCTGGCTATTACTGGCAGGGCTATGGCCGCTGCTGCTTCAGGCGCAATCCCTTCCGCTTAATCGAACCCTCTATCGGGTCCAAGTGAAAGAAGGGAGTTACAATTGCCAGCTGACAGAGGATGGACAACCCTACAACTGTAAGCAGTATGGTTCGGTACCCTTTACCTGGATGCAACTCCAGTGGAACAGTCAGAAACAGGCTTATGAACTCTACGTCCCCCGCATTGTCAACAATGCCTACACCACCATCCCTACGGGGCTGTATGTCGACACGGAGTGTCGCTTCATCCGAGAGTCGTGGGATGCTATGCATCAAAGTTACTGTCAAGGTGCCGCCCCCTTCGGAGGGTGTAGTTTTTACGATCCATTCCTCTATGCCTGGCCGCTGTATCTATTTTACTGCCCCTATGATCCAGGGCAGCAGACGCCCTGGATCGTCTGGCTGGCCGATCCGATCTATCCCATCAATCTCGGTCCCCAACAGCTACAGCGCGCGCTGGTGGACTTCGATCCCGACCGGGACGGCATTGCCAACGAACCCGGCTATCCCTACACAAGCAGTTCTTCGACGCTTTCCCTCTACCTGGTGGTCTATCATCACGACAAACCCGATCTGAAATACGCCGCGATCGTTACCCACACCGAATACATGCGCTGGCTCGACGTGTTGCTGTTTCAGGTCCATGCAGAGGGTTCTTCGCTCAATCCGGTATCCGTCGAGCCCCTCGCCGAAGAAACACCGCCCCTTGCGCTTTACCCCCATCCGGCAAAGGAAGTGCTCCATATAGCCTTTCCATTGCAGACACCGGCTACCGTCTCCCTGACGCTCTACGATCTGCTGGGACGCCCGGTTTATGAGGCGCCTCCGCGGCCCTACCCGCCGGGCACGCATCAACTCGCCATTCCGCGGGGCGTCTGGCCCGCCGGCCTCTACCTGCTCCGCCTGAAACTGGGCTCCCGGCAGCTGACCCGGACCGTGCTCTGGGAATGA
- a CDS encoding pseudouridine-5'-phosphate glycosidase: MDAAVALESTVIAHGLPAPHNLDAARRCEAAIRAEGARPCTIAILKGQVRVGLRPDELRRLAAASDVRKVSLRDLPVVVARGLDGATTVAATLHLAWRAGIPVMATGGIGGVHRRVDGRPAADISADLEALARIPAIVVCSGPKIILDLEATREQLETRGVTVVGYRTDTMPAFYCATSGLPVDVRCDTPEEVVALYRARMRLGLPGAVLVTVPPPDRVALPPETVLPALEQALRDAESQQLRAEALTPFLLARLRDRLGSRALQANIALLEQNAIVAARIARALAKSAVSPP, encoded by the coding sequence ATGGACGCTGCGGTTGCGCTGGAATCGACGGTCATTGCGCACGGGCTGCCGGCCCCGCATAACCTGGACGCCGCCCGGCGGTGCGAGGCGGCCATCCGCGCTGAAGGCGCGCGCCCCTGCACGATCGCCATCCTGAAGGGCCAGGTTCGGGTGGGACTCCGGCCCGACGAGCTGCGCCGTCTGGCCGCGGCTTCAGACGTCCGGAAAGTCAGCCTGCGCGACCTGCCCGTGGTCGTGGCCCGCGGACTGGACGGCGCCACGACCGTGGCCGCCACGCTGCACCTGGCCTGGCGCGCCGGCATCCCGGTGATGGCTACCGGCGGCATCGGCGGCGTCCATCGCCGCGTGGATGGCCGGCCCGCCGCGGACATCAGCGCCGATCTGGAGGCGCTGGCCCGCATTCCGGCCATCGTCGTCTGTTCGGGCCCGAAGATCATCCTGGATCTGGAGGCCACGCGCGAACAGCTCGAAACCCGCGGGGTCACGGTCGTAGGCTACCGGACCGACACGATGCCGGCCTTCTACTGCGCCACGAGCGGCCTGCCTGTCGACGTCCGCTGCGACACGCCGGAAGAAGTCGTGGCCCTGTACCGGGCCCGGATGCGGCTGGGGCTACCCGGCGCCGTGCTCGTGACCGTCCCGCCGCCCGACCGGGTGGCATTGCCTCCGGAGACGGTACTGCCCGCGCTGGAACAGGCGCTCCGGGACGCCGAATCCCAACAACTGCGGGCCGAAGCGCTCACGCCGTTCCTGCTGGCCCGCCTGCGCGATCGGCTGGGCTCGCGGGCACTGCAGGCCAACATCGCCCTGCTGGAGCAGAATGCCATCGTGGCCGCCCGGATCGCCCGGGCGCTGGCTAAGAGCGCTGTTTCGCCCCCTTGA
- a CDS encoding BCAM0308 family protein, producing the protein MFRSSHGRKDRILKQRRRDAYWEHQKWPEPTRCPDCGAVFMGGRWTWEEVAEAVHEARCPACRRAADRYPAGYVELAGAFLRAHQEEILNLIHNLEEQEKQARPLERILTMEVQDGRCHVTTTGVHLARRIGEALARAYQGELDFAYADGDRVIRVHWHRD; encoded by the coding sequence ATGTTTCGAAGCAGCCATGGCCGAAAGGATCGGATCCTGAAGCAGCGTCGGCGGGATGCCTACTGGGAGCATCAGAAGTGGCCGGAGCCCACGCGTTGCCCGGATTGCGGCGCCGTGTTCATGGGCGGGCGATGGACGTGGGAGGAGGTGGCCGAAGCGGTGCACGAGGCGCGGTGCCCGGCCTGCCGACGCGCGGCCGATCGCTACCCGGCTGGCTATGTGGAGCTGGCGGGTGCGTTTCTGAGGGCGCACCAGGAGGAGATTCTGAACCTGATTCACAATCTGGAGGAACAGGAAAAACAGGCCCGTCCGCTGGAGCGCATCCTGACGATGGAAGTGCAGGACGGCCGCTGTCACGTCACCACGACGGGCGTACACCTGGCCCGACGTATCGGCGAGGCGCTGGCGCGGGCCTATCAGGGCGAGCTGGACTTTGCCTACGCCGACGGCGACCGGGTCATCCGCGTGCACTGGCACCGCGACTGA
- a CDS encoding LuxR C-terminal-related transcriptional regulator, which yields MIRVALVEDETIVQDTVTFLLETSDDLVLVGRFNEVQAALKSLPQLRPDVVLVDIGLPDGSGLELIRSLREVLPRTEFLVLTVFDDDRHILEAILAGASGYLVKRDLPELLLKAIRTVRQGASWMSAGIARRVLELFREELAPANALRTLTSREQEILQLLSEGFSNAEIAERLKISAETVRTHIRHIYRKLQVHNRTEAAARFLRYGRHTPNG from the coding sequence ATGATCCGGGTGGCACTGGTCGAGGACGAAACGATCGTGCAGGACACGGTTACTTTCCTGCTGGAGACAAGCGACGACCTCGTCCTGGTGGGGCGCTTCAATGAAGTGCAGGCCGCGCTGAAATCCCTCCCTCAACTGCGCCCGGACGTCGTGCTTGTCGACATCGGCCTGCCTGACGGTTCAGGACTGGAGCTGATCCGAAGTCTACGCGAAGTGCTCCCCCGTACCGAGTTTCTGGTGCTGACCGTCTTCGACGACGACCGGCACATCCTGGAAGCCATCCTGGCCGGGGCTTCCGGTTATTTAGTCAAGCGCGATCTGCCCGAACTACTGCTCAAGGCCATCCGAACCGTCCGTCAGGGGGCTTCGTGGATGTCGGCCGGGATAGCCCGTCGGGTGCTGGAGCTGTTTCGGGAAGAGCTGGCTCCGGCCAATGCGCTGCGTACCCTGACCTCACGCGAGCAGGAAATTTTGCAGCTGCTTTCCGAAGGATTTTCCAATGCCGAAATCGCCGAACGCCTGAAGATCAGCGCCGAGACCGTCCGCACGCACATCCGCCACATCTACCGTAAGCTGCAGGTCCACAACCGCACCGAGGCGGCCGCCCGCTTTCTCCGATACGGCCGACATACTCCAAACGGGTGA